In Tribolium castaneum strain GA2 chromosome 8, icTriCast1.1, whole genome shotgun sequence, the genomic window CATTTGCTAAAAATTGCttaggtttttttttctattgacacaatttttttcagattgttgttacaattttttgaaaatattgttaatattaataaaatggaaacatacaaattttaatcgaaattttatgatttctagcgtcatttttaaataaacgatGCTTCAATAATGTCTTGGGCAAAGCATTCTTAAGAAAATTGTTGCTGTCcccaaaattaagtttatttcaattttttatttcaataaacaacatttaagcatCGCATATTTTAAAAGGGcataagaaataatatttcCTTGCATTGActtaattaatattcattAACGTGttgatgaattaattaattttatcacaTCCAGTCTACTATTAGACCAAAATATTGCTACTAGGAGACGTCTTATGATATCAATATAACCTATAGGTTTTATatacggatatctaaaacaAGGATAtaaaacgacgtacaaataaaacgtccccgtcctcgatagttctgttaatgtcgccagaggcgCAGTTTTTCCATTACCGtgtaagttttcagagcaatgtgttgtaattaaataacggttagcacaaggcgaataaaaaaattcaggcATATAGAGCATCACATGCTCAGTAATAggagataaaaatagtgcaaaaattatatctcacactatatttaaaaaaattcaaagttttaccaattCTCACACTAccccatatttttcataaCGATGCGAATTCAATTACAAATACTAGACAAATGTTCAGAgtaaagttgtagagaattaaattccctttaaaaaagtctaaAGACCATATCCCTACCTTCAACCATTTAGCCCCCGAAGTCATTCGgtcgtggtcgaattggtttccaataatctctataagtataattctgtaaaaggtaatggtcgaattggttcccgcatgagcaggtaggtaaaaaggattaagccaaatatatgttaatattttagatttaaagcttgtagaaatgttcaaataattattttcttggcacaaaatccaacaacaaatttgatttattcaTGGTTAactggttatttaaaaaaaggagaatgtaattttttaagcccaatgctctcctgtaaacttcgtaaaatgtttcgtcaagcaatgactattaagacatctcacatgatgacgttgcgttcgttaatatgtctattaatactattaaagcatcaaagtagagacaaattacaaaaataattttaacatttttcgacaTAGTACCCATTAAGTTCTATGCGCCTTCTTCATCGTTTTGGAAGTACTTGAATActcgaagaaatatttatccgtagcctttaaattgttataatacgatttgttttttaacgttttggaacttgtaattttgttcatacacttacaaacgccatttctgttatcataatactttaatctgtTTACCTGACCgatgggaaccaattcgaccatccccgggaaccaattcgactataattagagaggattacagaatttgggaaccaattcgactcgtcAAAGCCGTTCAAGCGATGGATTTctttcattttgccggtggtaaAACATTGGAAAATGAATTTataccgttgaagatagacgTATCGTGTCGCGGacgtttttgtagaaaatttaattctctactaCCTTGTTTCtttgacttttttgtatcttcaaccgtatttgctgcgtttgcaaaaaatataaggtagaacgcaaattgataattctaagcgataattttttgggcaccgtcgcctatttattaaaacgctgcgaatacggttaaagatacagaaaaagtgtaaggaacaaagttgtagagaattaaatttgctacaaaaaagtccgcgacaccatattactatcttcaacggtttgggtataaattcactttccCATACTTGACCACCACCGCGAAACTGAaggaaatccgtcgcttgagcatctttgaacgtcttcaaatcctaaaccgttgaagataaagatgtggtctctgacttttttaaaggaaatttaattctctacaactttcttttaaacatttttcttgtatctttaaacGTATTCgtagcgttttgaaaaatacgggaaaaagtgcaaattttaaatttgaatttttttttctcatgtttctcatgaaaattttagacctcagtttttctcagtctgtcgagaatgcaaagctcaacatttctgcattttttccaagtaattatttgTTGAATTTCAGTTAATTTAGAACGATTTGTCACCGAGACGGTATAACGCTCGAAGCGCTCTCATTTTACTttgccgtactattttttttgggttcacaAAATCCTgggattttgtatctcgtttcgccTCCTAATTATAGTCCTTCGTAATCTTATGAAAACATCATAAGACCCGTAACAAAATGAAACTGCAACTTCTACATTTACCTTTAcattaaatgagaaaatagGATTGGTTTCCTCTTTATTCGACGTTGAGGACAGATTTACTTGAAACGAAGCTGGAACTAATGCAgtatttctattttaaaaattaatttgacaaaCGTAACTTCAAACTTAGAGAATTGAACATATAAATCACAAGTTTACCATTTAATAATACAACTGCACTATAATTCTCAACAAATTGGAATTGTTACTAAATTCATTtatacataaatatttattatacgaACATGTAACGTGTAACAAGCTGCGAGTTAACAGATTTTTTCGCGAGTGTAACACAAGATTTTATTTGATATTGCCTTTTAAATCATCCAAATTTAATGGTAAAATAATATTAGTCAACAAATTTTTAGTCAATGACGTTTTTCTAAACATGAAAGAGGATAGGAGATGTGAAATCTCTAATACGAAATTAATGACTTTTGTCCGAAATTGTACCTTTTGTACATACCTACTTAATTAAGTGGATATGAACACTTTCGTAGAAGGTCGTGGGAAAAGGTAATTTTAAGTGAATAGTGTTTATTTACTTGGCTTGcagattacaatttttaatcgtTTGTGGATAAACGATAGCTTTATTAGGTTGTTTTGACACAAATAAGCGTAAgtttaaaaagcaaaattgaacaaaaaataatagaacattttttgtggaaattttaattgaattcaatttaataataaataatgaagcTGCAAAAATGTACCACCAAAACGTGTAATTCGAGTGATTAACTCCAAGAGTCATTGCTCCTTGCCATAAAAACATCTCGTctcatttttccaaatatttatCTTAATTACGAATATCTTTGGAGCAAACAGCATGATACAGCActgtaaaaacaataaaagcaTTACACCTCCAGTGATCTGTACATAGTCTTGTTATTGTTTCAGTTTAAGaaacaaaatgttattttcTGATTCATTAACCAAAGATTTGTTTGGTTGTGTGTTAACTTTTGCTATACTGATAATCGCCTATTTCAAATGGTCTTACCAATACtggaaacgaaaaaatttgcCTTACTTGAAACCAACTTTTCCTTTCGGTAACATAACGGGTCTTTTAACTCGTAAAGAAACTTTTGGTGTTATTATACAAAAAGTGTACCAAGAAatgaaaaactgtaactggAATCATGGAGGAATTTACTTGACTCTAAACCCAGCTTATTGCGCTATTGACTTGGAATATGTGAAGAACATAATGACCAAAGATTTCCAACATTTTGTCGATCGTGGATCTTATTACAATGAAAAAGACGACCCTCTTAGTGCCCATTTATTTGCAATAGGAGGCCAAAAATGGCGAAACTTGCGAACTAAACTTACCCCAACTTTTACCTCCGGTAAAATGAAGCAAATGTTTCAGACTCTGGTCGACTGTGAAAGTAATCtagccaaaaaaattgacatggAATACGAGAAAAAACATCCCATTGATATTAAAGAAGTGTTAGGGTGTTTCACAACTGATATTATCGGCTCATGTGCTTTTGGTCTTGACTGCAAAActtttgaacatgaaaactcGCCATTTCGAGTGTATGGTAAAAAACTTTTCAAGGGATCAACTTTACGGAACATAAAACGTTCACTTCTCACACAGAACTTCCCGGATTTAGCCCAGAAATTGGGGGTATTAGCTTTACCTGAAGACATAAGTAACTTTTTCATGAAAGTAGTCAAGGACACAGTTAGGTACAGGGAGAAAAATGGTTTCACTCGAAGcgattttttgcaacttttgatCAACTTGAAAAATAGTAAGGTTGCAGAAGAAGAGGGTTATAAGCATGATGGCAACACTTTGACTCTTGAAGAAATCGCAGCTCAAAGCTTTGTGTTCTTTATCGCCGGTTTTGAAACATCTTCAACAACTATGACGTTTGCTCTTTACGAACTtgcaaaaaatcaagaaattcAAAGTCAAGTGAGAGAAGAAATTGATGCAGTCTTGAAGAAACATGACGGAAAAATCACGTATGACTCCATTCAAGATATGAAATTTATGAACCAAGTGATTGATggtaaaatttgttgaaaaaatgttatttgattaatttttaaaacttgcaGAAACTCTGAGGAAATATCCACCAATACCTTT contains:
- the LOC659050 gene encoding probable cytochrome P450 6a14, with protein sequence MLFSDSLTKDLFGCVLTFAILIIAYFKWSYQYWKRKNLPYLKPTFPFGNITGLLTRKETFGVIIQKVYQEMKNCNWNHGGIYLTLNPAYCAIDLEYVKNIMTKDFQHFVDRGSYYNEKDDPLSAHLFAIGGQKWRNLRTKLTPTFTSGKMKQMFQTLVDCESNLAKKIDMEYEKKHPIDIKEVLGCFTTDIIGSCAFGLDCKTFEHENSPFRVYGKKLFKGSTLRNIKRSLLTQNFPDLAQKLGVLALPEDISNFFMKVVKDTVRYREKNGFTRSDFLQLLINLKNSKVAEEEGYKHDGNTLTLEEIAAQSFVFFIAGFETSSTTMTFALYELAKNQEIQSQVREEIDAVLKKHDGKITYDSIQDMKFMNQVIDETLRKYPPIPFVTRKCVNNYQIPGENIVIEKGTTVIIPILGIHYDKDYYPNPEKFDPERFTEKNKNARHHYAHIPFGEGPRICIGARFGLMQTKVGLISLLRNYKFTVNNMTREPLRMQVDSFVLAAEGEIWLDAHKL